CGCTCGACCCAGAACCGAGCGAGACGCGTCTGGAAGAAGTAGTCCGACCACCCGTGGACGTACAGCACGTCGACGTCGGCGAAGGGCCGCGGCCGTCCCGCGAAGAACTCCCGGACCGACCGGCGGGGCATCAGTCGCACGAGCGTCGCGACGACCGCGCCCTCATCGTCATCGGAGAGCGGCAGCGTCAGCTGCTCGAACGGCGCCCCGAGGACGTCCGGCGCCCAGCCCTCGGTCATCCGATCGGCCTCGCGTCGGGTCACCGACCCAGCGGCTACCAGTTGCCGGGATTCGAGTCCCGATTCTCGTGACGGCTGAGCGTCACCGGCAGCGCCACGGCGGCGCAGATGATGAGCACCCCAGCGGCGAACAGCACGGCGCCGAAGTCAGGGAAGTTGAAGCTCGCCCCCAGGATCCACATCCCGCCTACGAGCAGGACCATGTACAGCGCGATCAGCATGGGGTGACCTCCTGGTGAAGGGAAACTCCCCCCAGCCTATCCGGGTCGCAGCACCTGCCGCAGGCGACTACTCCCCGCGCGAGACCGCGATCATCTCGTCACGGGGCACGACCTTGATGCGCGCGCGGCCGTGCGGCGCGCCGAGAGCCACCTCGTGCTCGTCGAGGCGGTGCCAGCCGTCGAGGTCGGTCCACGCGACTCCGCGCGATTCCAGCAGCGCGGGGATGGCCTCCTCCGACGGATCGGTCGGTTGCCACCACGAACCCTGGTCGTTGATGATGTGACGCACGGTCTCCATCGCGTCGGACTTGGTGTGGCCGATCAGGCCCACCGGCCCGCGCTTGATCCATCCGGTCGCGTACACGCCGGGGACCCGCTCATTCGAGTCCTTGCGCAGCACCTGGCCCTCGTGGTTGGGGATGACCCCGTGGCGCTTGTCGAACGGCACTCCCGGCAGCGGCGACCCGAAGTAGCCGACCGCACGGTAGATCGCCTGCACGGCGACCTCGCGGATCTCGCCGGTGCCCACGACACCGCCCTCGCCGTCGGGGCGGGTGCGCTCGTACACGAACGCCGACACCCGGCCGTTGTCGTCGGTCTTGACCTCGACGGGCTTCGCCCAGAAGTGCAGATGCAGGCGACGCGAGGCCTCACCCCCGGCGTTGTTGACGCTCGGGCGCTTGCGCCACGCCTGCAGCACGCGGTCGATGACCATCACCTGCTTGTTGCTCGCGATGGCGTCCTTCGAGGCCTCGTCGTAATCGAAATCCTCGTCGTAGACGACCATGTCGACATCGCGCAGCTCGCCGAGCTCGCGAAGCTCCAGCGGGGTGAACTTCACCTGCGCGGGGCCACGGCGGCCGAACACGTGCACGTCGGTCACCGGCGAAGCCTTCAGGCCCTCGTAGACGTTGTCGGGGATCTCGGTGGGGAGCAGGTCCTCGGCATGCTTGGCGAGCATCCTCGAGACGTCGAGCGCGACGTTGCCGTTCCCGATGACGGCCACCGACTCCGCATCCAGCGGCCAGGTGCGCGGCACGTCGGGGTGGCCGTCGAACCAGCTGACGAAGTCGGCCGCGCCGTAGGAGCCCTCGGCGTCGATCCCGGGGATGCGCAGGTCGGTGTCGCGCACCGCGCCGGTGGCGAAGATCACCGCGTTGTAGTGCTGCTTGAGGTCGTCGAGCGTGATGTCCTCACCGAAGCGGACGTTGCCGAAGATGCGGATGTCACCGCGGTCGAGCACTTCGCGCAGCGCCGTGATGATGCCCTTGATGCGCGGGTGGTCGGGGGCCACCCCGTAGCGCACCAGTCCGTAGGGGGCGGGCAGCTGCTCGAACAGGTCGATGGAGACGTCGAAGCGACGCTCCGCCTTCAGCAGGATGTCGGCGGCATAGATGCCGGCGGGTCCTGCACCGACGATGGCAAGCCTGAGCTTGGTCATGAAGTCCTTTCTGACGGATGCCGCGCCGCGGCGTTCCCGGGTGCGCCGCCGATCAGCTCGCGCGATCGGCGACCGCCCGCGCGAAGCGCGTCAGCGCATCGCGCACCGGCCCTTCGGGCAGCGGCTCCAGCGCATCGATCGCTTCAAGAGAGTACCGGTGCGCGAGCTCCCGCGTGGCCTCGGTCGTCTCGTGCTCGCGGAGTTCGGCGAGGGGGCTGTCGAGGATCGCGGGGTCGGCGCCCTCGGCGATCCGCTCCACGCCTTCGTCGATCGTCTCGCGCAGTCGCACCGCATCGGCGTCTCGCCGCTGACCGAGCAGCAGGAACGGCATCGTGGGGACGCCCGCACGCAGGTCGGTGCCGGGCACCTTGCCGGTCTCACCGGGGTCGGGCGAGAGGTCGATCACATCGTCGAGCAGCTGGAAGGCGACACCGGCCTTCTCTCCGAACACCACCATGGGCGCCTCGAAGGCGGGGTCGGCGTCGGAGAAGATCACGCCGGCCTGCGCGGCCGCGGCGATCAGCGAGCCGGTCTTGTCCGAGAGCACCTGCAGGTAGAACTCAACCGGGTCATCGTCCTCGGTGGCGCCGACGGTCTCGTGCATCTGTCCGAGCACGAGACGCTCGAAGGTGTCGGCCTGGATCCGGATGGCGCGCTCCCCCAACCGCGCCATGATCTGGCTGGCGCGGGAGAAGAGCAGGTCGCCGGTGAGGATCGCGACGTTGTTGCCCCACACCGCGTGCGCGGCGGGCACCCCGCGACGCTTGTCCGCGACATCCATCACGTCGTCGTGGTACAGCGAGCCGAGGTGGGTCATCTCCAGCGCCGAGGCCGCTTCGACGACTTCGTCCGTGACCCCGTCACCCAGCTGGGAGGTCAGGAGCGCGAGAGTGGGGCGCACGCGCTTCCCGCCGGCGTTGTACAGATAGCGGCTGGTGGCGTTGGCGAGCGCGTCGGTCACGCGCAGTTCGCTGCGCAGGTGTTCGTCGACGCGCGCGAGCCCGTCCTCGACCGCCGCGAGAAGGCGACGGGCCCCGGGCCCGGCGAAGACCCGCTCGGTCAGGCTCAGCTGACCGGTGATCGGCGAGCCGGGAGCGGAAGGAGTCACGGATCCAGCCTAGCGGCGCGCGGATCGCAGGCGGTCGCCTCAGGGCTTGCGGCCCCGGTGCAGGGCGACGATGCCCATCGACAGGTTGCGGAACGCGACATC
The Microbacterium sp. SLBN-154 DNA segment above includes these coding regions:
- a CDS encoding FAD-dependent oxidoreductase, whose amino-acid sequence is MTKLRLAIVGAGPAGIYAADILLKAERRFDVSIDLFEQLPAPYGLVRYGVAPDHPRIKGIITALREVLDRGDIRIFGNVRFGEDITLDDLKQHYNAVIFATGAVRDTDLRIPGIDAEGSYGAADFVSWFDGHPDVPRTWPLDAESVAVIGNGNVALDVSRMLAKHAEDLLPTEIPDNVYEGLKASPVTDVHVFGRRGPAQVKFTPLELRELGELRDVDMVVYDEDFDYDEASKDAIASNKQVMVIDRVLQAWRKRPSVNNAGGEASRRLHLHFWAKPVEVKTDDNGRVSAFVYERTRPDGEGGVVGTGEIREVAVQAIYRAVGYFGSPLPGVPFDKRHGVIPNHEGQVLRKDSNERVPGVYATGWIKRGPVGLIGHTKSDAMETVRHIINDQGSWWQPTDPSEEAIPALLESRGVAWTDLDGWHRLDEHEVALGAPHGRARIKVVPRDEMIAVSRGE
- a CDS encoding polyprenyl synthetase family protein, translated to MTPSAPGSPITGQLSLTERVFAGPGARRLLAAVEDGLARVDEHLRSELRVTDALANATSRYLYNAGGKRVRPTLALLTSQLGDGVTDEVVEAASALEMTHLGSLYHDDVMDVADKRRGVPAAHAVWGNNVAILTGDLLFSRASQIMARLGERAIRIQADTFERLVLGQMHETVGATEDDDPVEFYLQVLSDKTGSLIAAAAQAGVIFSDADPAFEAPMVVFGEKAGVAFQLLDDVIDLSPDPGETGKVPGTDLRAGVPTMPFLLLGQRRDADAVRLRETIDEGVERIAEGADPAILDSPLAELREHETTEATRELAHRYSLEAIDALEPLPEGPVRDALTRFARAVADRAS